A genomic region of Desulfosarcina ovata subsp. ovata contains the following coding sequences:
- the ald gene encoding alanine dehydrogenase, translating into MIIGILKEIKAEENRVSMTPAGVEVMIHHGHTVLVENSAGAGSGFDDDAYAKAGATLIDSPRDIYAKADMVMHVKEPLAAEYDLIREGQIVFTYLHLAADEPQTRALIKSRAVCIAYETIQKADGTLPLLTPMSEVAGRMAIQQGAKYLEMAQGGQGVLLGGVPGVDPGMVVVIGGGVVGVNAAKMACGLGAKVYLLDMNLDRLRYLSDVMPANCFTLMSSPAAIRDLVTRADVVVGAVLIPGAKAPKLVTRDMLPTMKPGSVLVDVAIDQGGCFETSKATTHSHPTYVVDNVVHYCVANMPGAVAKTSTLALTNATLPYALKIADQGWKAAMQASREIRLGANVVDGKITYRAVAEAFGLDYTPVDEMIG; encoded by the coding sequence ATGATTATCGGAATTCTGAAAGAGATCAAAGCGGAAGAGAACCGGGTAAGCATGACCCCGGCGGGGGTGGAAGTGATGATCCACCATGGCCATACGGTTTTGGTTGAAAACAGCGCCGGTGCCGGCAGCGGCTTTGACGACGACGCATATGCCAAGGCCGGGGCGACCCTGATCGATAGCCCCCGGGACATCTACGCCAAGGCCGACATGGTCATGCACGTCAAGGAGCCGCTGGCCGCCGAGTACGACCTGATTCGCGAGGGTCAGATCGTCTTCACCTACCTGCACCTGGCCGCTGACGAGCCCCAGACCCGGGCCCTGATCAAAAGCCGTGCGGTGTGCATTGCCTACGAAACCATCCAGAAGGCCGACGGCACGCTGCCCCTGCTCACCCCCATGAGCGAAGTGGCCGGCCGCATGGCCATCCAGCAGGGGGCCAAGTACCTGGAGATGGCCCAGGGGGGCCAGGGCGTGCTGCTGGGTGGCGTCCCCGGCGTGGACCCGGGCATGGTGGTGGTGATCGGCGGCGGCGTGGTGGGCGTTAACGCGGCCAAGATGGCCTGCGGCCTGGGTGCCAAGGTCTACCTGTTGGACATGAACCTGGACCGGCTGCGCTACCTGAGCGACGTGATGCCGGCCAACTGCTTCACCCTGATGTCCAGCCCGGCGGCGATCCGTGATCTGGTCACCCGGGCCGACGTGGTCGTGGGGGCGGTGCTGATTCCCGGTGCCAAGGCGCCCAAGCTGGTCACCCGCGACATGCTGCCGACCATGAAACCCGGATCGGTGCTGGTGGACGTGGCCATCGACCAGGGAGGCTGCTTCGAGACCTCCAAGGCGACCACCCACAGCCATCCCACCTATGTGGTGGACAACGTGGTGCATTACTGTGTGGCCAACATGCCCGGCGCCGTGGCCAAAACCTCGACCCTGGCCCTGACCAACGCAACGTTGCCCTACGCCCTGAAGATCGCCGACCAGGGCTGGAAGGCGGCCATGCAGGCGAGCCGCGAGATCCGCCTGGGCGCCAACGTGGTCGACGGCAAGATCACCTACCGGGCTGTGGCCGAAGCCTTCGGACTGGACTACACGCCCGTTGATGAAATGATTGGTTGA
- a CDS encoding FadR/GntR family transcriptional regulator, producing MNPLFRAAKQNRIFQDVVEQIQEAIIQGRLKVGDRLPAERELKEMLQTSRSTLREALRVLEQKGLIEIKLGMGGGAVVKAVSSDMVAESLDLLIRSQKVSLRHIAEFRERVEGDVVELATRQMTESDRIYLKNLLEEARQCVNRGTEAVSEFLTADKNIHLGFAKLTGNPIYISILKTIHENIRRYYDEYLVMEEREMNENFKDLEDVVAAMEAGDAKRAGSIARAHVSRFNGYMETREQQNLK from the coding sequence ATGAACCCATTGTTCCGTGCCGCCAAACAGAACCGCATCTTCCAGGATGTGGTCGAGCAGATTCAGGAAGCCATCATTCAGGGCCGCCTTAAAGTCGGTGACCGCCTTCCCGCCGAGCGTGAACTCAAGGAGATGTTGCAGACCAGTCGCAGTACCCTGCGCGAGGCATTGCGAGTACTGGAACAAAAAGGGCTGATTGAAATCAAACTGGGCATGGGTGGCGGTGCGGTGGTCAAGGCCGTATCATCGGACATGGTTGCCGAGAGTCTGGATCTTTTGATCCGATCTCAGAAAGTCTCATTGCGGCACATCGCCGAATTCCGTGAACGGGTCGAAGGCGATGTGGTCGAGCTAGCCACCCGGCAAATGACCGAATCGGACAGGATATACCTGAAAAACCTTCTCGAGGAAGCCAGGCAGTGCGTCAACCGTGGAACGGAAGCGGTATCGGAATTCCTCACGGCTGACAAAAACATCCATCTGGGCTTCGCCAAACTGACCGGCAACCCCATCTATATCTCCATCCTCAAAACCATCCATGAAAACATTCGCCGATATTATGACGAGTATCTGGTGATGGAAGAACGGGAAATGAACGAGAACTTCAAGGATCTCGAAGATGTGGTGGCCGCCATGGAAGCGGGGGACGCGAAAAGGGCCGGCAGTATCGCCCGGGCCCACGTCAGCCGATTCAACGGCTATATGGAAACCCGTGAACAGCAAAACCTGAAGTAA
- a CDS encoding ABC transporter ATP-binding protein, whose protein sequence is MAQLEMDNITVKFGGLVALSELSFSINTGEIVGLIGPNGAGKTTVFNVLTGVYRATSGDVRFDGNSILGKRPHEIFSRGIARTFQNIRLFSAMTAVENAMVARHCRSGIGVVGAIFRTGSQRREERQIRNKALEALTFMGVDAYADTVASNLPYGLQRRLEISRALASQPKMLLLDEPAAGMNPSESSALMKDISRISELGIDVLLVEHDMKVVMGVCNRIVCVDHGLKIAEGTPEEIQSNPQVIEAYLGQPASQKQQ, encoded by the coding sequence ATGGCACAACTGGAAATGGACAACATCACCGTAAAATTCGGCGGACTGGTCGCTCTGTCTGAACTGAGCTTTTCCATCAACACCGGTGAGATCGTCGGTCTGATCGGCCCCAACGGGGCTGGCAAAACCACGGTCTTTAACGTGCTGACCGGGGTCTACAGAGCCACCAGCGGCGATGTGCGGTTCGATGGCAACAGTATTCTGGGAAAGCGTCCCCATGAGATCTTTTCCCGAGGTATTGCCCGCACCTTTCAGAACATTCGTCTCTTTTCGGCCATGACCGCGGTGGAAAACGCCATGGTGGCCCGCCACTGCCGCTCGGGGATCGGAGTGGTCGGGGCCATTTTCCGGACCGGTTCCCAGCGCCGGGAAGAGCGCCAGATCCGGAATAAGGCGCTGGAGGCCCTGACCTTCATGGGGGTCGACGCGTATGCCGACACCGTGGCCTCCAACCTGCCCTACGGCCTGCAGCGGCGCCTCGAGATTTCCCGGGCACTGGCCTCCCAGCCCAAGATGCTGCTGCTGGACGAACCGGCCGCCGGCATGAATCCGTCGGAAAGCTCGGCATTGATGAAGGATATTTCACGCATATCGGAACTGGGCATTGACGTGCTTCTGGTGGAGCACGACATGAAAGTGGTCATGGGTGTTTGCAACCGGATTGTCTGTGTTGACCATGGGCTAAAAATCGCTGAGGGGACCCCCGAGGAGATTCAGTCCAACCCGCAGGTGATCGAAGCCTACCTGGGCCAACCGGCAAGTCAGAAACAACAATAA
- a CDS encoding branched-chain amino acid ABC transporter substrate-binding protein, with the protein MKRKLLVALVLGIMVVPFLMDTATAKTLKLGSMGPLTGPYAADGNDIKNGVLCAIDVINDQGGVPGYDKIELFPQDTACDPKQAVASANKLINLEVVGVIGAYCSSSTIPASETLAEEDIIMITPASTNEKVTDRGLPYMFRMCGRDDDQAPAAVKFMKEALGAKTIFILDDKTTYSQGLADGVEKACKEMGLTVLGRDHVNQGDKDFSAILTMARDKNADVFYMSLQNHASGSLMAIQAKRMGLKSKIISQDAMFHPNFISVAKDAAEGVYVTYGYTDKTTDAYKAYEKRFSAKYGQIGAYGTYAYDAAIALMTAIKNAGSTDPAKIKAEMMKLDYDGASKHVKFRPNGDSGSSYVAFKIDGGDYKLYWTPEKGILK; encoded by the coding sequence ATGAAAAGAAAACTGTTGGTCGCACTGGTACTTGGTATCATGGTGGTTCCCTTTCTCATGGACACGGCAACTGCCAAAACCCTCAAACTGGGTTCCATGGGACCCCTTACCGGCCCCTATGCCGCCGATGGCAATGACATTAAAAACGGTGTCCTGTGCGCCATCGACGTCATCAACGACCAGGGCGGCGTCCCCGGTTACGACAAGATCGAGCTGTTCCCCCAGGACACCGCCTGCGACCCGAAACAGGCCGTGGCCTCCGCCAACAAACTGATCAACCTGGAAGTGGTCGGCGTCATCGGGGCCTACTGCTCCTCGTCCACCATCCCGGCGTCCGAGACCCTGGCCGAGGAAGACATCATCATGATCACCCCGGCTTCGACCAACGAGAAAGTCACCGACCGTGGTCTGCCCTACATGTTCCGCATGTGCGGTCGCGACGATGACCAGGCCCCGGCCGCCGTCAAGTTCATGAAAGAGGCCCTGGGCGCCAAAACCATTTTCATTCTGGATGACAAAACCACCTACTCCCAGGGGCTGGCCGACGGCGTTGAGAAAGCCTGCAAAGAGATGGGCCTCACTGTATTGGGCCGCGACCACGTCAACCAGGGCGACAAAGACTTCTCTGCCATTCTCACCATGGCCAGAGACAAGAATGCCGACGTTTTCTACATGAGCCTGCAGAATCATGCCTCCGGCTCCCTGATGGCCATCCAGGCCAAACGCATGGGCCTCAAGTCCAAAATCATTTCCCAGGACGCCATGTTTCATCCCAACTTCATCAGCGTGGCCAAGGATGCGGCCGAAGGGGTCTATGTCACCTATGGTTACACCGACAAAACCACCGACGCCTACAAGGCATATGAGAAACGCTTTTCCGCCAAATACGGCCAGATCGGTGCATACGGCACCTATGCCTACGATGCGGCCATCGCCCTGATGACCGCCATTAAAAATGCCGGTTCCACCGATCCGGCAAAAATCAAAGCCGAGATGATGAAGCTGGATTATGACGGCGCATCCAAGCATGTGAAGTTCAGACCCAATGGGGACAGCGGTTCTTCCTACGTGGCGTTCAAAATCGACGGCGGCGATTACAAGCTGTACTGGACCCCGGAAAAAGGCATTTTGAAGTAA